CACTCGAGAGCAGCAACGTGCTCCGGGGTCGGTGAGAATCCGAACCGGCGGTGACAGTCCGCGAGCCGAGGCATCAGCATCCGATCAAGATGCCGCCGAGGTTGAACCGGTGGAATTCCGGTACCGACGGTGATGCAGCAGGCGACTGCGGCAAGTCCGGATGGGAGGCAGCACGATCGGCGCCGCGCGCGCCGTCGACCGCCGTTACCCGGAGCCTGAACGAAGGAATCGGATGTCGGTGACCGACGCGGAACGCGAGGCGATGCGCCACGCGATCTCGCTCGCCCGCAACGGCCCCCGCGGGGTGAACCCGCAGGTCGGCGCCGTCCTGCTCTCCCCGACCGGCGAGATGCTCGCCGACGGCTGGCACCGCGGTGCCGGAACCGCGCACGCCGAGGTCGATGCGCTCTCGAAGCTGCAGCCGGGCCAGGCTCGCGGCGGGACCGCAGTGGTCACACTGGAGCCCTGCAACCACACCGGACGCACCGGGCCATGTTCGCTCGCGCTCATCGAGGCCGGAGTGGCGAGGGTCGTCTACGCGATCGCGGACCCAGGGGAACGCTCAGCCGGAGGCGCGGAGCGGCTGCGGGCCGCGGGCGTGGATGTCGAATCGGGCCTCTCCGCGGACGAGGCGACCGCACTCCTGGACTCGTGGCTGGCCGTACAGCGCCTCGGGCGCCCGCACGTCACCGTCAAATGGGCGCAGAGCCTGGACGGCCGGGCCGCGGCATCCGACGGCACGAGCCAGTGGATCACCGGAGCGGAGGCGCGCGGCGACGTGCACCGTCGCAGGGCGCAGGCCGATGCGATCGTCGTGGGCACGGGCACCGTCCTGGCCGATGACCCCGCGCTGACCGCGCGCCGAGCCGATGGTTCGCTCTTGGACGACCAGCCGATCCCGGTCGTCCTCGGGCGGCGCGATATTCCGGGTGGCGCCGCCGTGCACCGGCACCCGCGAAGACTCCTGCACCGCGACGGCGCGCATCTGCCGGCCGTCCTGCGTGAGCTTCGGGATCTCGGTGTCCAGCGCGTCTTCATCGAAGGCGGGCCGACCATCGCGAGCGCGTTCCTCCGCGAGCAGCTGGCCGACGAAGTGCTCGCCTATGTGGCGCCCGTGCTGCTCGGAGGCGACCGCCTCGTGATCGGCGACATCGGCGTCGGCACGATCACCGATGCCCGCCGACTCGCCGTGACATCGGTGGAGAAGCTCGGCGACGATCTGCTGATCGTCGCCACCCCTCGGCAGGAAGAGAAGGAAGTCTGATGTTCACCGGAATCGTCGAAGAGATCGGCTCCGTCACCGCGGTGGAGCCCTCGGGTGACGGCGTGCGCCTCACGGTCCGCGCGCCGAAGGCGGTCTCGGATGCCGCACACGGCGACTCCATCGCCGTCAGCGGCGTCTGCCTCACCGTCGTCGACCAGGGCGAGGACTGGTTCACCGCAGACGTGATGAAGCAGACGCTCGACATGTCCACCCTCGCCGGTGCGAGCGCGGGACGCGTCGTCAACCTGGAACGGGCGACCGCCGCCCACGGGCGCCTCGGCGGGCACATCGTGCAGGGTCACATCGACGGGACCGGCGAGATCCTCGAGGTGCGTCCGGGTGAGCAGTGGCGGGTGCTGCGCATCTCACTGCCGGCCGAGTTGGCGCCGCTGGTCGTCGATAAGGGATCGATCGCCGTCGACGGAGTCTCGCTGACCGTGAGCGATGCGAGTCCGGCCCCCGACCCTTCGACGGGCTCAGCGGCCTCCGAGGCGTGGTTCGAGGTCTCCCTCATCCCCGAGACGCTCGAGGCCACCACGCTCGGCCGGCGCGCTCCCGGAGATCGGGTGAACCTCGAGACCGACATCCTGGCGCGCCACGTGCAGCGCCTCCTCGCCTTCACGCCCGGCCGTTCCGGGTCGCACGATCCTGCGGCGGAGGCCGCACATACGGAAGGAGGCTCGCGATGAGCCTTTCCCCCATCTCCGATGCCCTCGACGCGCTGCGCGCGGGGCGACCTGTCATCGTCGCCGACGACGAGAACCGCGAGAACGAGGGCGATGTCATCCTCTCGGCGGAGCTCGCGACACCCGAATGGATCGCATGGACGGTGCGCTGGTCCAGCGGCTTCATCTGCGCCCCGATGCCGGCCGACTGGGCCGATCGCCTCGATCTGCCGCCCATGGTCGAGGTGAACGAGGATGCCCGCGGCACGGCCTACACCGTGAGCGTCGATGCTGCGACCGGCGTGTCGACGGGGATCAGCGCCACCGACCGAGCGCGCACCCTCAACGTCCTCGCCGATCCGGAGTCGACTCCCGCGAGCGTGATCCGCCCGGGACACGTGCTCCCCCTGCGGGCTGTGGACGGCGGCGTCCGCGAGCGCAGCGGGCACACCGAGGCCGCGGTCGAGCTGATGCGACTGGCCGGCCTGAAGCCGGTCGGCGCGATCGCGGAGATCGTCGCAGAGGACGGCTCGATGATGCGACTGCCCGGGCTGATCGAGCTCGGCGAGCGCGACGGCGTTCTCGTCATCACGATCGAACAGCTCATCGCCTACCTCGACGAGCACGAGCCGATCGATGCGACCAGGCCCGTGAGCCACCGCCGCCGGGTGAGCCTGCGCGCCGAGGCGAACGTCCCGACATCGCACGGCCAGTTCCGCTTCCTCGCCTACAAGGACCGGGTCACCGGCACGGATCACCTCGCCGTCATCTCCGGAGATCTTTCCGAGGACGCACCGCTGGTCCGCGTGCACTCCGAGTGCCTCACCGGCGAGGCGTTCGGGTCGCTCAAGTGCGAGTGCGGGCCGCAGCTGGAGGCAGCGCTGGACTCGATCGAACAGGACGGCGGCATCGTGATCTACATGCGCGGCCACGAGGGCCGCGGCATCGGGCTGATCAACAAGCTGCGCGCGTACAGTCTGCAGGAGCGGGGCCTGGACACGGTCGATGCCAACCTCGCCCTCGGACTCCCCGCCGATGCCCGCGACTATGCCGCGGCAGCGGGCATCCTGGCCGATCTGGGCATCGAGAAGGTGCGCCTGCTGACCAACAACACCGACAAGGTCGCGCAGCTGCGCAGCCTCGGGCTCGAGATCGTCGAGCAGGTGCCCCTCCTCGTCGGAGTCGGACCCAACAATCACCAGTACCTCTCCACGAAGCGGGACCGCATGGGCCACCTCATCGCCGAAGAAGACCTCACCGACGCGATCGCGCAGATGCACGACGCGGCCGCGACCTCGGGTGGAGCGAGCGCGTGAGCGGCAAGGGTGCGCCGATCACGGGCGGTACGGATGCCACAGGCCTGAAGATCGTCGTCGTGGCCGGCACCTGGCACGAGGTGATCACCGACGGCCTGATCGCCGGCGCCGAACGGACGCTCGAGGACTCGGGCGCGAGTTGGCAGCTCGTGCGCGTTCCCGGCTCGTTCGAGCTGGCGGTCGCGGCCCAGGCGGCGTTCGCGGCGGGGGCGGACGCGGTCGTGGCGCTGGGCGTCATCATCCGCGGCGGCACCCCGCACTTCGAGTACGTCTCGGCCGCGGCGACCGACGGGCTGACCCGTGTTGCCCTGGATGCCGGCAAGCCGGTCGGCTTCGGCCTGCTCACCCTCGACGACGAGCAGCAGGGGCTGGACCGTGCGGGCCTGCCCGGGTCGCACGAGGACAAGGGCGCGGAGGCGGCGGATGCGGCGATCCGCACGGCCCTGATCCTTCGCGCGCTGCGGTCCTGATTCGACGACTCCCGAAATCGGCGCGCTGCTCCGGCCCTGACCTGACGCGACGACGCCGCCCGGGATAGACTCATCACCCGTGTCAGATTCCCCCACAGTCACGGCAGCGTCCGCACCCGCCAACCCGCGATCGCGCGTCATCGCCGCGAGCCTGGTCGGCACGACGATCGAGTTCTACGACTTCTACGTCTACGCGACGGCAGCGGTGCTGGTCTTCCCGATCCTGTTCTTCCCGACCGGCAACGACACGACCGCCCTGCTGGCCTCGTTCGGCGTCTTCGGGGCAGCCATGATCGCCCGCCCGCTCGGCGCCGTCATCTTCGGCCACTTCGGCGACCGGTTCGGCCGCAAGGCGACCCTCGTGGCGTCGCTGCTGACCATGGGCATCGCGACCTTCCTCATCGGCTGCCTGCCGACCTTCGCCGACATCGGCTGGTGGGCGGCGCTGCTGCTGCTCATCCTGCGCCTCGCGCAGGGCTTCGCCCTGGGCGGCGAGTGGTCCGGTGCCGCGCTCGTCGCCACCGAGAACGCCCCCGCCGGCAAGCGCGCCTGGTACGGCACCTTCCCGCAGCTGGGTGCTCCATTGGGGTTCATCATCGCCAACAGCGTGTTCCTGGCGATCAACTTCCTGCTCCCGCACCCCGAGGGCGCCGGCCAGCGCTCGGCCGACTTCCTCGCGTGGGGCTGGCGGGTGCCGTTCCTGTTCTCGGCCGTCATGGTGATCATCGGACTGTGGGTGCGCCTGCGCCTGGTGGAGTCCGAGACGTTCGTCAAGGCCGAGGAGAAGGGCGCGATCCGCAAGTTCCCCCTCGGCACCGTGTTCCGCCGCCACTGGTGGCACCTGATCCTCGGCACGTTCATCATGCTGGCCACCTACGTGCTGTTCTACCTGATGACGAACTTCACCCTCTCGTACGGGACGAAGGCGGCCGACCTGTCCGCAGCGTCGGCCGCCGCCGCAGCGGCAGCCGACG
This portion of the Microbacterium pygmaeum genome encodes:
- a CDS encoding MFS transporter, with translation MSDSPTVTAASAPANPRSRVIAASLVGTTIEFYDFYVYATAAVLVFPILFFPTGNDTTALLASFGVFGAAMIARPLGAVIFGHFGDRFGRKATLVASLLTMGIATFLIGCLPTFADIGWWAALLLLILRLAQGFALGGEWSGAALVATENAPAGKRAWYGTFPQLGAPLGFIIANSVFLAINFLLPHPEGAGQRSADFLAWGWRVPFLFSAVMVIIGLWVRLRLVESETFVKAEEKGAIRKFPLGTVFRRHWWHLILGTFIMLATYVLFYLMTNFTLSYGTKAADLSAASAAAAAAADAAGKPFDATAFAAQFYPGLGFGYTDFVIMQIIGVVFFGIFTLLSGPIADAVGRRKLLLWVTGGIIVFGLTFNLFLMPQVDPKFTGALTQAFLIFGFVLMGSTFGPMGAVLPELFPTNVRYTGSAISYNVSSILGAALAPIVAVALWAASGGSPWLVGIYLSVMGVLTFIALLLAPETKDVDYDEDLGVEPVDLGPGITGSL
- the ribH gene encoding 6,7-dimethyl-8-ribityllumazine synthase; protein product: MSGKGAPITGGTDATGLKIVVVAGTWHEVITDGLIAGAERTLEDSGASWQLVRVPGSFELAVAAQAAFAAGADAVVALGVIIRGGTPHFEYVSAAATDGLTRVALDAGKPVGFGLLTLDDEQQGLDRAGLPGSHEDKGAEAADAAIRTALILRALRS
- a CDS encoding riboflavin synthase translates to MFTGIVEEIGSVTAVEPSGDGVRLTVRAPKAVSDAAHGDSIAVSGVCLTVVDQGEDWFTADVMKQTLDMSTLAGASAGRVVNLERATAAHGRLGGHIVQGHIDGTGEILEVRPGEQWRVLRISLPAELAPLVVDKGSIAVDGVSLTVSDASPAPDPSTGSAASEAWFEVSLIPETLEATTLGRRAPGDRVNLETDILARHVQRLLAFTPGRSGSHDPAAEAAHTEGGSR
- the ribA gene encoding GTP cyclohydrolase II, which produces MSLSPISDALDALRAGRPVIVADDENRENEGDVILSAELATPEWIAWTVRWSSGFICAPMPADWADRLDLPPMVEVNEDARGTAYTVSVDAATGVSTGISATDRARTLNVLADPESTPASVIRPGHVLPLRAVDGGVRERSGHTEAAVELMRLAGLKPVGAIAEIVAEDGSMMRLPGLIELGERDGVLVITIEQLIAYLDEHEPIDATRPVSHRRRVSLRAEANVPTSHGQFRFLAYKDRVTGTDHLAVISGDLSEDAPLVRVHSECLTGEAFGSLKCECGPQLEAALDSIEQDGGIVIYMRGHEGRGIGLINKLRAYSLQERGLDTVDANLALGLPADARDYAAAAGILADLGIEKVRLLTNNTDKVAQLRSLGLEIVEQVPLLVGVGPNNHQYLSTKRDRMGHLIAEEDLTDAIAQMHDAAATSGGASA
- the ribD gene encoding bifunctional diaminohydroxyphosphoribosylaminopyrimidine deaminase/5-amino-6-(5-phosphoribosylamino)uracil reductase RibD; translation: MSVTDAEREAMRHAISLARNGPRGVNPQVGAVLLSPTGEMLADGWHRGAGTAHAEVDALSKLQPGQARGGTAVVTLEPCNHTGRTGPCSLALIEAGVARVVYAIADPGERSAGGAERLRAAGVDVESGLSADEATALLDSWLAVQRLGRPHVTVKWAQSLDGRAAASDGTSQWITGAEARGDVHRRRAQADAIVVGTGTVLADDPALTARRADGSLLDDQPIPVVLGRRDIPGGAAVHRHPRRLLHRDGAHLPAVLRELRDLGVQRVFIEGGPTIASAFLREQLADEVLAYVAPVLLGGDRLVIGDIGVGTITDARRLAVTSVEKLGDDLLIVATPRQEEKEV